One genomic window of Chelonoidis abingdonii isolate Lonesome George chromosome 5, CheloAbing_2.0, whole genome shotgun sequence includes the following:
- the LRAT gene encoding lecithin retinol acyltransferase → MKNPMYEVASLLLEKLLLLANLKLCSVGPGAVEEEEEEKHASYHDITYFKRGDLLEVPRTLFVHFGIYLGDNRVAHLMPDILPAFTDEQRQIQQVVTNKRLILGVLARMASIRVDTVEDFAYGDSILVNHMDEAFPNKALCGEEVARRAEKLVGATAYSLLWNNCEHFVTYCRYGSAVSFQTDKFCETVKMIIRDQRSVLASALLGLASIVCLGLAPSTTLPTIIIPFFLWMAG, encoded by the exons ATGAAGAACCCCATGTACGAAgtggcctccctgctgctggagaagctgcTCCTCCTGGCCAACCTCAAGCTGTGCAGCGTGGGCCCGGGCgcggtggaggaggaggaggaggagaaacacgCCAGCTACCACGACATCACCTACTTCAAGCGGGGCGACCTGCTGGAGGTGCCCCGCACCCTCTTCGTCCACTTCGGCATCTACCTCGGGGACAACCGGGTGGCGCACCTGATGCCGGACATCCTGCCCGCCTTCACCGACGAGCAGCGGCAGATCCAGCAGGTGGTGACCAACAAGAGGCTCATCCTGGGCGTCCTGGCCAGAATGGCCAGCATCCGGGTGGACACGGTGGAGGACTTTGCCTACGGCGACTCCATCCTGGTGAACCACATGGACGAGGCCTTCCCGAACAAGGCGCTGTGCGGCGAGGAGGTGGCCCGGCGGGCGGAGAAGCTGGTGGGGGCCACGGCGTACAGCCTGCTGTGGAACAACTGCGAGCACTTCGTCACCTACTGCAGATACGGCTCCGCGGTCAGCTTCCAGACCGACAAG TTCTGTGAAACAGTGAAGATGATTATTCGGGACCAGAGAAGTGTTCTTGCTTCAGCGCTCCTGGGATTAGCATCTATAGTCTGTCTGGGTTTGGCACCTTCCACCACCCTGCCCACTATCATTATTCCGTTCTTTCTGTGGATGGCTGGTTAA